TGGCTCGAGCTCGGCCTCAAGGAGGACGAGTACCAGCGGATCCGCGACATCCTCGACCGCCGGCCCACGAGCGCCGAGCTCGCGATGTACTCGGTCATGTGGTCCGAGCACTGCTCGTACAAGTCAAGCAAGGTGCACTTCAAGCACTTCGCCGACAACACCACCGACGAGATGCGCGAGAAGCTCCTCGTCGGAATCGGCGAGAACGCCGGCGTCGTCGACATCGGCGACGGCTGGGCGGTGACCTTCAAGGTCGAGTCGCACAACCACCCGTCCTACGTCGAGCCCTACCAGGGCGCGGCCACCGGCGTCGGCGGCATCGTGCGCGACATCATGTCGATGGGCGCCCGGCCGATCGCGGTCATGGACCCCCTGCGGTTCGGCAACCTCAACCACCCCGACACCGCTCGCGTCCTGCCCGGCGTGGTCGCGGGTGTCGGCGGCTACGGCAACTGCCTCGGCCTGCCGAACATCGGCGGTGAGGTCGTCTTCGACGACTGCTACCAGGGCAACCCGCTCGTCAACGCGCTGTGCGTCGGGGCCATGCGCCGCGAGGACATCCACCTCGCCAAGGCGTCCGGCGCCGGCAACAAGGTGATCCTGTTCGGCGCCAAAACCGGTGGCGACGGCATCGGCGGCGTCTCCGTCCTCGCGTCCGAGACGTTCGAGGAGGGTGGTCCGGCCAAGCGCCCCGCCGTCCAGGTGGGCGACCCGTTCGCCGAGAAGGTGCTCATCGAGTGCTGCCTCGACCTCTACAAGGCTGGTGTCGTCGACGGCATCCAGGACCTCGGTGGCGCCGGCCTCTCCTGTGCCACCAGCGAGCTCGCGTCCAACGGCGACGGCGGCATGCAGGTCGAGCTCGACCTCGTGCCGCTGCGCGACGCGACCCTCCGCCCTGAGGAGATCCTCATGTCGGAGAGCCAGGAGCGCATGATGGCGATCGTCGAGCCGGCCAAGCTCGACGAGTTCATGGCCATCTGCCGCCGTTGGGACGTCGAGGCGACGGTCATCGGCGAGGTCACCGACGGAGAGCACCTCGTCATCACCTGGCACGGCGAGGTGATCGTCGACGTGCCGCCGCGTTCGGTGGCCCACGACGGCCCGGTCTACCACCGCCCGATGGAGCGGCCGGCATACCTCGATGCGTTGCAGGAGAACGGAAGCCGAGCCCTGCCGAAGCCCACGACGGGTGACGAGGTCAAGGCCGACCTGCTCGCCCTGCTCGCCTCGCCGAACCTGTGCGACAAGTCCTGGGTCACCGACCAGTACGACCGCTACGTGCTCGGCAACACCGCCCTGGCGATGCCCGACGACTCGGGTGTCGTGCGCGTCGACGAGGAGACCGGCCGCGGCGTCGCGGTCAGCACCGACTGCAACGGCCGGTTCGCCAAGCTCGACCCGTATGCCGGCGCGCAGCTCGCGCTCGCGGAGGCCTACCGCAACGTCGCCACGGTCGGCGCGACCCCGCTGGCGATCACCGACTGCCTCAACTTCGGCTCGCCCGAGGACCCGGGCGTGATGTGGCAGTTCGCCGAGGCGGTCAAGGGCATCGCCGAGGGGTGCCGCGAGCTGGGCGTCCCCGTGACCGGCGGAAACGTCTCCTTCTACAACCAGACCGGTGACACCGCGATCCACCCGACGCCGGTCATCGGCGTCCTCGGCGTCATGGACGACGTCGCGCGGCGCACCCCGAGCGGGTGGAAGACGCCGGGCCAGGTGATCTACCTGCTCGGCACGACGGGCCAGGAGCTCGACGGCGGCGAGTGGGCGCACGTGCGACACGGCCACCTCGGCGGGCGCCCGCCGAAGGTCGACCTCGCGGCCGAGAAGCTGTTGGGCGACATCCTCGTCAACGCCAGCCGCGACGGCCTCGTCGACGCCGCCCACGACCTGTCCGACGGCGGTCTCGCCGTCGCGCTGGCCGAGGCGACGCTGCGCAACGGCGTCGGGGCGCGAATCTGGCTCGAGGAGGTCTGCGAGCGCGACGGGATCGACGCGTTCACCGCCCTGTTCAGCGAGTCGACGGCCCGCGCGGTCGTGGCGGTCCCGCGCTCGGAGGAGGTGCGGTTCACCGACATGTGCACCGCCCGCGGCCAGGCCCACGCGCGCATCGGCGTCGTTGACGACGAGACCGACGGACTCGACGTGCAGGGCGAGTTCAGCGTGAGGCTGGCCGAGCTGCGCGAGGCCCACACGCGGACCCTGCCGGCCGTCTTCGGCGAATGAGGGGTTGAGCGGTATGCCGCCGCGTCGCCGGGTCCCCGTCGCAGCGGGGACCGCCGCGCTGCTCGCCTGGCGCGACGACCCCGACATCACCGACCGGGAGACGTTGGCCACCGCCGTGCGCTACGCCCTCGAGGAGCTTGCCCAGCGGGCGCCGGGGCGCAGCGTCGAGGTGCGTGTGCCGCCCTTCGGCGCGGTGCAGTGCATCGAGGGCCAGACGCACACGCGCGGCACCCCGCCCAACGTGGTCGAGACCGACGCCGTCACCTGGCTGGCGCTCGCGGTGGGGCAGCTCGGCTGGGAGCAGGCCTGGGAGGCGGGCACGCTGCGGGTCAGCGGCCACCGCGCCGACCTCGAGCCCTACCTGCCGCTGGTCTGAGTCCGCGGCAGCAGCCGCGGGTCTCACGCTCCGGCCGCCCCTCGGCGACCGGCTGCGTCACTCCCCGGGGTAGCGCACCCCCACCTGGCGGCGGACCTCATCCATCGCCTCCATGACCCGCAGCGTCTCGGCGTGGGTCATCAGCGGCGACTCGAGGGCCCCGTCGTGCAGGCAGCGGGCGACCTCCGCCGCCTCGTAGCGGAAGCCGTGCTCGCGGACGTCCGGCTCGTAGCGGTCGAGCTCCTCGCCCAGCGGCGTGAGCAGGCGAACCGGCTGGGGCACGAAGAAGTCGCCCGGGATCTCCAGGCGCGCGTGCCGCCCCACGACGGCGGCCGAGGTCGGCGTCTTCGTGACCATGGACGAGCCGACCAGTCCCAGAACCTGCTCCGCGCCCGTGACCGTCACCGACAGCTGGGCGTCGACGCCCTCGTCGGTCAGGTGACCCACCGCCGTGACGGATTCGAACGGGCCGAGCACCATGGACGTGAACGACAGGGGGTAGACGCCGAGGTCGAGCAGCGAGCCGCCGGCCAGGTGCGGCGACGACAGCCGTTCGGGGCCGTCAGGGTGCAGCGTCTGCCCGTGGTCGGCCATGACCGTGAGCACGTCGCCGAGCAGCCCGGCCTCGACCGACTGGCGGACGACGTCGATGTGGGGGAGGAAGCGGGTCCACATCGCCTCCATGGCGAACAGGCCCCGGTCGCGGGCCGCGTCCAGCACCTCGCGGGCCTCGGCGGCGTTGCGGGTGAACGCCTTCTCCACCAGCACGGGCTTGCCCGCCTCGAGGGCCAGCAGCGCGTGGTCGCGGTGCTCGGAGTGCGGCGAGGCGACGTAGACGACGTCGACCGCGTCGTCGGCCACGAGGTCCTCGTAGGAGCCGTAGGCCGCGGGCAGCCCGAACTCGTCGGCGAACTCGCGGGCGCGGTCGATGCTGCGGGAACCCACCGCGACGACCTGCTGGCGCGTGCCTTCGCGCAGGGAGGTGGCAAAGGAGCGGGCGATGTTGCCGGGGCCGAGGATCCCCCACCTCACCGGGGGTGCCTGCAGGGGGTCGGGGGTTCGGGGAGCGGGCAGGGTCTGCGCGGGCATGCCGACCATCCTGCCCCGGACCGCGGGTGGGCGCAGCGGCTGACCGGTCAGCGGAGGCGCCAGCCGTCCTTGGGCGGCGGCTGCGGCGACTCGCTCGTGTCGGCGTCCGTGTAGGGCCGTCCCCCGCCGAGCAGCCGTTCGAGCTCCGCGCGGGTGCGCAGCGAGCTGGGGAACGGGCATCCGGCCACCGCCCGGGTCAGCCGGGAAACGTCGAGCTCGACCGAGGAGCCGGCCAGGACGTAGTTGCCGAACCGCCGGCGCTTCCAGACCTCGGCCAGCGCGATCCCCAGGGTCTGCGGGAACACCTCGGCCAACCCGGCGTGCCACCGGCGCAGGTGGTCGCGGGCCGGTTCGTCGCTGACGTTGGCGAGGAAGACGCCCTCGGGCTTCAGCACGCGGCGCACGTCGGCGAGGAACTCCACCGTCGACAGCTCGGCGGGCATCCGGCCGCCGGCGTAGGCGTCGAGCACCAGGACGTCGGCGCTCGCGCCACGCAGCGCCGCCAGGCCGGTGCGGCCGTCGACCGGCCGGATCCTGATCCGGTGCCCGCGGGGCAGGGGCAGCTCGTGGCGGACTGCCTCGGTGAGCGGCACGTCCGGCTCCAGCACGACCTGCGGCGAGCCGGGGCGGGTGTGCTGCACGTAGCGGGGCAGCGTCAGCCCGGCGCCGCCGATGTGGGTGACGGCGAGGGGGCCCTCGGGGAGGGTGTCGAGAACCAGGGCGAAGTGCAGGACGTACTCGAAGAGGAGGTGGGTGGGGTCGGCGAGGTCGACGTGCGACTGCGGCTGCTCGTCGACCACCACGATGACGCCGCCGTACCCGTCCGGGACGAACTCGGCCGCCCCCGGCTCGCTGCGCTCCCTGCGCTCGGTGGGGCTCAGGGCCGCACCAGCGACTTGATGGCGCGCCGCTCGTCCATGGCGGCGTAGGCCTCGGCCACGTCGTCGAGCGGCACCTCGAGGTCGAAGACGAGCCCGGGGTCGATCGCGCCGGCGAGCACGTCGTCGCGCAGGTGCGGGAGGTACTGGCGCACGGGCGCGACGCCCCCGGCCACGCCGATGTTGCGGCTGAACATCTCGCCGATGGGCAGGTCGACGCCATGGGGGACGCCGACGTAGCCGACGGTGGCGCCGGGGCGGGCGACGGTGATGGCGGTGTTCATGGACTCGCCCGTGCCCACGCACTCCAGCACGGCGTCGGCGCCGACGCCGTCGGTGAGGTCCAGCACCGCCGCCTCGCCCTCACCGCCCCGCTCGGCGATGATGTCGGTCGCCCCGAAGCGCCGGGCCAGGCGCTGGCGCGACTCGTGCCGCGACATCGCCACGACCCGCTCGGCGCCCATGCGGGCAGCGGCGAGCACCCCGCACAGCCCCACGGCTCCGTCACCCACGACCACGACGGTGTCGCCCTCGCGGACGCCGGCGGCGACGGCCGCGTGCCACCCGGTGCCCATGACGTCCGACAGGGTCAGCAGGGAGGGGACGAGCGAGTCGTCGGGCACCTCGCGGGTGGAGACCAGGGTTCCGTCGGCGAGGGGCACGCGGACGTACTCACCCTGGCCGCCGTCGACCACGAGCCCGTCGCTGTCGCGCCCTCCGTAGCCGCCGCCGTTCCGGCAGGCGCTCTGCATGCCCACCAAGCAGTGCGGGCAGGTGTTGTCGGAGAACAGGAACGGCGCGATCACGAAGTCGCCGGGCCGCAGGCTGCGGACCTCCGACCCCACCTCCTCGACGATGCCGACGAACTCGTGCCCGATCCGCCGGGGTCGCCTGACCTCGTTGATGCCGCGGTAGGGCCACAGGTCGCTGCCGCACACGCAGGCGGCGGTGACGCGGACCAGCGCGTCGGTCGGTCGCTGGATCGTTGGGTCGTCGACCTCCTCGACGCGGACGTCGCGGGTGCCGTGCAGGATCGTGGCCTTCATGGGACCCAAGCCTGTCACGGGGCCGCCGGGAACGCGGCATACAGTCTGTGACCATGAGGTTCGGCATCACCATCCTCCCCGAGCACCGCTGGGCCGACGCCGCCCCGCTGTGGCGAGGCGCCGAGGAGCTCGGCTTCGACCACGCCTGGACCTACGACCACCTCGTGTGGGCCGGGCTGCAGGACGCGCCGTGGTACGGGACCACGCCGACGCTCACCGCTGCGGCCATGGTCACCGAGCGGATCCGCCTCGGCACACTGGTGTCGTCACCCAACTACCGCCACCCGGTCACCTTCCTGCGCGACCTCCTGGCCCTCGACGACGTCTCCGGCGGCAGGCTGCTGTGCGGCCTCGGCACCGGCGGCGACCTCGACTCGCGCCTGCTGGGCGAGGAGCACTCGGTGCGCGAGCGTGTCGACCGGTTCCACGAGTTCACCGAGCTGCTCGACCGGCTGCTGCGCGAGGACCACGTCGACCACGACGGCGAGCACTACCGGGCGGTCGACGCCCGCACCCTGCCCGGACCGGTCCAGCAGCCGCGCATCCCGTTCGTCGTCGCCGCCAACGGCCCGCGCTCGCTGCGGCTCGCGGCCCGCCTCGGGCAGGGCTGGGTGACGACCGGCGGCAGGGCACAGACGCTGGAGGAGTGGTGGGCCGGTGTCGCACGCCTCGCCGAGCGCTTCGACGAGGCGCTGGCCGGGGCCGAACGCGACCGGGCGTCGTGCGACCGCTACCTGCTGCTCGACAGCTCGCCGGCGTTCTCGCTGGAGAGCGCCGACCTCTTCGAGGAGATGACCGGCCGCGCCGGCGACCTCGGCTTCACCGACGTCATCACCCACTGGCCACGACCGGAGGGTGTGTATGCCGGAGACCTGCGTGTGCTGGAGGAGGCGGCCTCGCGTGTGGTCCGGCCGCGGGCGGGCGCCTAGCTGAACTCGATCAGGGCGATCGGGTCGCTCGTCGGCGCCGGTGAACCGCCGGCGGGTTCCACGGTGATGCCGACGCCGGTGAACTTCGAGGCGTCGCCGTCGAGCTCCATGGTGACGCTCGGCTTGGCCTCGTGCGGCATGACCCCGGCACTGACCATGGCGCCCTCCGGGTTCTGGAACCAGATCTGGAAGTCCTTGCCCTCGGGGGCGGCAGGCATGTCCTCGGCGATGATGACGGCCTTGCCGAGCGAGACGCTGCGCACGATGGTCGCCCGGGCCCCGTCGATCACCTTCTCGTAGCGCTGGGCGTCCTTGGCCTGGATGACCTGCTCGGTGGCCGTCAGCGGGCGCTGGGGCGTCTCGCTCTCCCAGGGGCTCCAGACGATGCCGCCGATCACGAGCACCGCCGCGGCGGCAGCCGCGACCAGCCAGGTCATCGGGTTGGCCCGGCGGCGCCGGCTCTCGAGGGTGGTGACGCCGGCGGGTGCAGGCGCGGCCGTACCGGTGTCCCCGGTCACCGGGGGCAGGGGGCGCACGGTGGAGATCTGGCTCAGCACCGACTCGCGCAGTGACGCAGGTGGGGTTGCCGCGCTGGCGTGGGTCAGCTCGACTGCCGCGGCCCGCAGGCTCGCGACCTCGTCCTGGCACTCCGGGCACTGCCCGAGGTGGCGCTCGAACTCAGCGCGCTCGCCGTCGTCGAGCGCGTCGACGGCGTAGGCGCCGCTGAGCCCGTGGATGTCGGCGTTCATGACTGCATTCCCAAGGTGTCGCGAAGACGGATGAGTCCGTCCCTGATTCTGGTCTTTGCCGTGCCGAGGGGGATACCCAGCAGGGCGGCGACCTCGTTGTGGGTGTAGCCCCCGAAGTAGGCGAGCTGCACCGCGCCCCGCTGGGTCTCGGTCAGCGAGGCGAGCGCCTGACGGACCCGCTGGCTGTCGAGGCTGCGCTCGACCTCCTCGGCGGTGATGTCGTAGGCGCGGTCCTGGGTGGTCGCCTCGTAGGTCGCGTCGCGCCGGCTCGAGGCCTCGGCGGAGCGGACCCGGTCGACGGCCTTGCGGTGGGCGATGGTCAACATCCAGCTCATCGCACTGCCCTTGGCCCGGTCGAAGCGCGCGCTGGTGCGCCAGATCTCGAGGAAGGCCTCCTGGGCCACCTCCTCGGCCTGGGAGGGGTCGCGCACGACGCGCAGGACCAGTCCGTAGAGGCGGCGGGACGTGGCGTCGTAGAGCTCGGCGAACGCCTGCTCGTCACCACGGGCCGAGGCCCGGAGCAGCTCGGCGAGGTCCGGCTGCCCGGGGGCAGCGCTCCCCCCAGGGGCTGGGCCTCCCGGGGAGAACGCTGACATGAGGACCATGATGGCTGAACCTGCGGCTCACTGCGCAGGGAGAAGCACGCCGTCGATGACGTAGACGGTGGCGTTGGCGGTCTGGATGTTGCCGCAGACGACCTTGGCCTCGCCCACCGTGAAGTCCTCACCGGAGCCCTCCACCGTGATGGTGGTGCCGGCCAGGGTCTTGTGGTCGCCGGCAACCTGGTCGGGGCTCAGCCGTCCCTGGACGACGTGGTTGGTGAGCACCTTGGTGAGCAGGCCCTTCGGGTCGGCCATCGCGGCGTCGAGGGTCGCCTTGGGCACGGCCGCGAAGGCGTCGTTCGTCGGGGCGAAGACGGTGATGTCCTGCGTCGTGTTGAGCGTCTCCGCCAAGCCGGCCTCGCCGACGGCCGAGACCAGGGTGGACAACAGGGGGTTGTTGCTCGCAGCAGTCGCCACCGGGTCGGTGGCCATGCCGGCGAACGAGCCCTTGCCGTCGGCCGGCACGGCGGAGCAGCCGGCGCCGAAGGGCTCGCCAGCCGTGGCGCCCATGGCCTCGGTCGTGCTGCTGCTCGACGACGAGCTCGAGCTGCTGTCCATCGCGCTGGTCCCGCTCGACTCCGCATCCCCGCCACAGGCCGCCAGGCCGAGCGGGATGGAGAGGGCGAGGGCGGCGATGGCGCTGCGCCTGGTGCGGTTCATGGGTGGACTCCTTGCAGCTGGGTGGTCTGACACCAGTTGTTCGGAGCGGGCGACCCGCTGGATTGCCTTGTCCTGCAACAGATTCCGCGCCCTTGGGCCGTTGCCTGTCGATGGTCATGAGACGAACACCACGACGGAGTGCCATCCTGTGGCGCCTTTGGGGAAGGGCTCTGCCCTGGTTTCGGTCTGCACCTGGCCGTCGTTGTCGGTGGCCCGCACCGTCAGCGTCCGGCGACCACCACCGGGCTCCGGCGTCCAGGGCAGGTACCACTGCCGCCAGTAGTCGATGCCTGCCTCTGGCCCCAGCGTCGCGGGCCTCCATTCCCCGTCGTCGACCCGCACCTCGACGGACCGTATGCCGCGTCCCTGCGCCCAGGCGACGCCGCCGATCGGCACGCTCTCCCCGGCGCGAACGGTCGACAGGCCCTTGGGCGTGTCGATGCGCGACTGGGTGAGCACCGGGGCGTCGGTGGCCCAGCCACGCTCGGTCCAGTAGGCCTTGTCCCCCGCATAGGTCGTGGCCGTGAGCCGAGCCAGCCACTTCGTGGACCCGACGAACCCGTACAGGCCAGGGGTGACGAGCCGGGCAGGGAAACCGTGCCGAGGGGGCAGCGGGTCGCCGTTCATGGCAACCGCCACCAGGGCGTCGCGGTCGTCCACGAGCGCCTGCAGCGGGGTCGAGATGGTGAAACCGCTCGTGGAGGTGCTGAGGACCTGGTCGGCGCCGCTGCCCACCTGTGCCCGGTCGAGCAGGTCGCGCACCCTGACGCCGAGCCAGCGGGCCGAGCTGACGTAGCCGCCCCCCACCTCGTTGCTGACGCACGTCAGGGTGATGTCGCGCTCGATCATGGGCAGGTCGAGCAGCTCGGCGTAGGTGAGCCGGAAGGGGTTGGCCACGTCGCCGTCGATCTCAAGCGCCCAGTCGGCGGGGTCGACGCGCGGAACGATGAGCGAGGTGTCCACGCGGTAGAACGAGCGCACCGGGGTGCGGAAGGGGCTGATCCCGCGGACCCGCTGCTCCAGCCCCGCCGGCAGTGCGGGCAGCGGCGGGCCGGGCCGGGGCAGGTCGGCCGCGGTCGGCAGCGTGGGGTTGGTGCCGACCTTCTGCCCGAGGGCCGCGCCGGCAGCCGCCGCCGCGGCAACGCCCGCCGCGCCGAGGAGGAACGAGCGGCGGGCGGCGGTGGGCGGCGCGCCTGCCTCGTGTGCCGTCCCGTCCAGGGGGCTGTGCACGGCTGGGGTGGCCGCCGCGGCAGTCCGGCCGCCGGGCGGCAGCCGGTCCGCGCGACCCGCGAGCCAGTGGAGGGCCACGACGCCGACCAGGGCGGTCGCGAGGGCGGGGAACACGTCGACGGGGGTGCTGGTGGGTCGGGTGAGGGCGGCCAGGGCCGGCAGCACGGTCACCGCGCCGAGCAGCACGAGGGCGAGGGTGCGCCGACTGCGGGCCAGCACGCCGATGCCCGCTGCTGACAGCAGGGCGACGACAGCCACCGAGCCGAGCAGCACCGGCTTGTCGGCGGTGCCGAGGGTGGCCACCGCCCACTCCTTGACCGGGGTGGGGGTGGCGTCGATCACCGCCGCACCCACGGCCACCACGGGGGAGGCGTCGGGGTTGACCAGGGCAGCGACGAGGTGGCCGGCCGCGGCGCCGGCGGCCGCGGCGAGGGCGCCGGACACGGCATACGGCCAGCGCGGCGCGCTGCTGCTGCTCATGTCAGTCATTCGTAGCCCGGTTCGTCCCGGATGGGCACCCCCCACAGCACGGTTCGTCGCGGCGGCGCGGGTACGGTGGGCCGCGTGAACGCACCTCGCCCCTCGCCCAACTTCACGCGGTTCATCGCGGCGGGGGCGGTCGTGGGCTTCGTCGTCGGCGGCGGCCTGGCGGTGCTCGGCGACCCGGCCCCCGGTTACGGCGAGGGGGCGGCAGTCGCCTACATCGGTCTCTTCGCGGCAGCGATCGGGGCGATGCTGGCGGCTGTGCTGGCTGTGCTCCTCGACCGACGGGGCTGACCGCCGCCAGCCTGTGGGAGACTGGCCGGCGTGGCACGCGGAGACGGACGGCTCACCCACGACCTCCTTCCGGGCGAGAGGGGCCCGCAGGACGCCTGCGGCGTCTTCGGCGTCTGGGCGCCCGGCGAGGATGTCTCGAAGCTCGCCTACTACGGCCTCTACGCCCTGCAGCACCGTGGGCAGGAGTCGGCCGGCATCGCGACGTCCGACGGGCGCAGCATCCTCGTCTACAAGGACATGGGCCTGGTCTCGCAGGTCTTCGACGAGCGC
This Knoellia sp. p5-6-4 DNA region includes the following protein-coding sequences:
- a CDS encoding fasciclin domain-containing protein, translating into MNRTRRSAIAALALSIPLGLAACGGDAESSGTSAMDSSSSSSSSSSTTEAMGATAGEPFGAGCSAVPADGKGSFAGMATDPVATAASNNPLLSTLVSAVGEAGLAETLNTTQDITVFAPTNDAFAAVPKATLDAAMADPKGLLTKVLTNHVVQGRLSPDQVAGDHKTLAGTTITVEGSGEDFTVGEAKVVCGNIQTANATVYVIDGVLLPAQ
- a CDS encoding anti-sigma factor; this encodes MNADIHGLSGAYAVDALDDGERAEFERHLGQCPECQDEVASLRAAAVELTHASAATPPASLRESVLSQISTVRPLPPVTGDTGTAAPAPAGVTTLESRRRRANPMTWLVAAAAAAVLVIGGIVWSPWESETPQRPLTATEQVIQAKDAQRYEKVIDGARATIVRSVSLGKAVIIAEDMPAAPEGKDFQIWFQNPEGAMVSAGVMPHEAKPSVTMELDGDASKFTGVGITVEPAGGSPAPTSDPIALIEFS
- a CDS encoding zinc-dependent alcohol dehydrogenase family protein, yielding MKATILHGTRDVRVEEVDDPTIQRPTDALVRVTAACVCGSDLWPYRGINEVRRPRRIGHEFVGIVEEVGSEVRSLRPGDFVIAPFLFSDNTCPHCLVGMQSACRNGGGYGGRDSDGLVVDGGQGEYVRVPLADGTLVSTREVPDDSLVPSLLTLSDVMGTGWHAAVAAGVREGDTVVVVGDGAVGLCGVLAAARMGAERVVAMSRHESRQRLARRFGATDIIAERGGEGEAAVLDLTDGVGADAVLECVGTGESMNTAITVARPGATVGYVGVPHGVDLPIGEMFSRNIGVAGGVAPVRQYLPHLRDDVLAGAIDPGLVFDLEVPLDDVAEAYAAMDERRAIKSLVRP
- a CDS encoding LLM class flavin-dependent oxidoreductase; translation: MRFGITILPEHRWADAAPLWRGAEELGFDHAWTYDHLVWAGLQDAPWYGTTPTLTAAAMVTERIRLGTLVSSPNYRHPVTFLRDLLALDDVSGGRLLCGLGTGGDLDSRLLGEEHSVRERVDRFHEFTELLDRLLREDHVDHDGEHYRAVDARTLPGPVQQPRIPFVVAANGPRSLRLAARLGQGWVTTGGRAQTLEEWWAGVARLAERFDEALAGAERDRASCDRYLLLDSSPAFSLESADLFEEMTGRAGDLGFTDVITHWPRPEGVYAGDLRVLEEAASRVVRPRAGA
- a CDS encoding Gfo/Idh/MocA family oxidoreductase is translated as MPAQTLPAPRTPDPLQAPPVRWGILGPGNIARSFATSLREGTRQQVVAVGSRSIDRAREFADEFGLPAAYGSYEDLVADDAVDVVYVASPHSEHRDHALLALEAGKPVLVEKAFTRNAAEAREVLDAARDRGLFAMEAMWTRFLPHIDVVRQSVEAGLLGDVLTVMADHGQTLHPDGPERLSSPHLAGGSLLDLGVYPLSFTSMVLGPFESVTAVGHLTDEGVDAQLSVTVTGAEQVLGLVGSSMVTKTPTSAAVVGRHARLEIPGDFFVPQPVRLLTPLGEELDRYEPDVREHGFRYEAAEVARCLHDGALESPLMTHAETLRVMEAMDEVRRQVGVRYPGE
- the sigK gene encoding ECF RNA polymerase sigma factor SigK, giving the protein MSAFSPGGPAPGGSAAPGQPDLAELLRASARGDEQAFAELYDATSRRLYGLVLRVVRDPSQAEEVAQEAFLEIWRTSARFDRAKGSAMSWMLTIAHRKAVDRVRSAEASSRRDATYEATTQDRAYDITAEEVERSLDSQRVRQALASLTETQRGAVQLAYFGGYTHNEVAALLGIPLGTAKTRIRDGLIRLRDTLGMQS
- a CDS encoding fused MFS/spermidine synthase: MVVDEQPQSHVDLADPTHLLFEYVLHFALVLDTLPEGPLAVTHIGGAGLTLPRYVQHTRPGSPQVVLEPDVPLTEAVRHELPLPRGHRIRIRPVDGRTGLAALRGASADVLVLDAYAGGRMPAELSTVEFLADVRRVLKPEGVFLANVSDEPARDHLRRWHAGLAEVFPQTLGIALAEVWKRRRFGNYVLAGSSVELDVSRLTRAVAGCPFPSSLRTRAELERLLGGGRPYTDADTSESPQPPPKDGWRLR
- the purL gene encoding phosphoribosylformylglycinamidine synthase subunit PurL, whose translation is MTVPTSTSQAPHVDTVTNAGATPDHEQPWLELGLKEDEYQRIRDILDRRPTSAELAMYSVMWSEHCSYKSSKVHFKHFADNTTDEMREKLLVGIGENAGVVDIGDGWAVTFKVESHNHPSYVEPYQGAATGVGGIVRDIMSMGARPIAVMDPLRFGNLNHPDTARVLPGVVAGVGGYGNCLGLPNIGGEVVFDDCYQGNPLVNALCVGAMRREDIHLAKASGAGNKVILFGAKTGGDGIGGVSVLASETFEEGGPAKRPAVQVGDPFAEKVLIECCLDLYKAGVVDGIQDLGGAGLSCATSELASNGDGGMQVELDLVPLRDATLRPEEILMSESQERMMAIVEPAKLDEFMAICRRWDVEATVIGEVTDGEHLVITWHGEVIVDVPPRSVAHDGPVYHRPMERPAYLDALQENGSRALPKPTTGDEVKADLLALLASPNLCDKSWVTDQYDRYVLGNTALAMPDDSGVVRVDEETGRGVAVSTDCNGRFAKLDPYAGAQLALAEAYRNVATVGATPLAITDCLNFGSPEDPGVMWQFAEAVKGIAEGCRELGVPVTGGNVSFYNQTGDTAIHPTPVIGVLGVMDDVARRTPSGWKTPGQVIYLLGTTGQELDGGEWAHVRHGHLGGRPPKVDLAAEKLLGDILVNASRDGLVDAAHDLSDGGLAVALAEATLRNGVGARIWLEEVCERDGIDAFTALFSESTARAVVAVPRSEEVRFTDMCTARGQAHARIGVVDDETDGLDVQGEFSVRLAELREAHTRTLPAVFGE
- a CDS encoding molybdopterin-dependent oxidoreductase, which produces MSSSSAPRWPYAVSGALAAAAGAAAGHLVAALVNPDASPVVAVGAAVIDATPTPVKEWAVATLGTADKPVLLGSVAVVALLSAAGIGVLARSRRTLALVLLGAVTVLPALAALTRPTSTPVDVFPALATALVGVVALHWLAGRADRLPPGGRTAAAATPAVHSPLDGTAHEAGAPPTAARRSFLLGAAGVAAAAAAGAALGQKVGTNPTLPTAADLPRPGPPLPALPAGLEQRVRGISPFRTPVRSFYRVDTSLIVPRVDPADWALEIDGDVANPFRLTYAELLDLPMIERDITLTCVSNEVGGGYVSSARWLGVRVRDLLDRAQVGSGADQVLSTSTSGFTISTPLQALVDDRDALVAVAMNGDPLPPRHGFPARLVTPGLYGFVGSTKWLARLTATTYAGDKAYWTERGWATDAPVLTQSRIDTPKGLSTVRAGESVPIGGVAWAQGRGIRSVEVRVDDGEWRPATLGPEAGIDYWRQWYLPWTPEPGGGRRTLTVRATDNDGQVQTETRAEPFPKGATGWHSVVVFVS
- a CDS encoding sterol carrier family protein, producing MPPRRRVPVAAGTAALLAWRDDPDITDRETLATAVRYALEELAQRAPGRSVEVRVPPFGAVQCIEGQTHTRGTPPNVVETDAVTWLALAVGQLGWEQAWEAGTLRVSGHRADLEPYLPLV